The following are encoded together in the Streptomyces rapamycinicus NRRL 5491 genome:
- a CDS encoding heme o synthase has translation MTAVESRPAGVLETSETSSGHRPFGARVKAFVALTKPRVIELLLMTTVPVMFLAAQGVPDLWLVVATCVGGYLSAGGAAAFNMYYDRDIDALMERTARRPLVTGMVSPRECLVFAFALAAGSTAWFWALVNPLSAMLSLGALVFYVVVYTMLLKRRTSQNIVWGGIAGCMPVLIGWSSVTDEVSWAAVILFLVIFFWTPPHYWPLSMKVKDDYERASVPMLPVIAGNKAVARQIVLYSWAMVGVSLLLWPLGYTGWFYPAVAAVLGGFWLKEAHGLQARARAGITGAKLKEMRLFHWSITYVSLLFVAVAVDPFLR, from the coding sequence GTGACGGCCGTCGAATCCCGTCCTGCGGGGGTGCTCGAGACGAGCGAAACGAGCTCCGGTCACCGGCCGTTCGGGGCCCGTGTCAAGGCGTTCGTGGCGCTGACGAAGCCGCGTGTCATCGAACTGCTGCTGATGACGACGGTGCCGGTCATGTTCCTGGCCGCCCAGGGCGTCCCGGACCTGTGGCTGGTGGTGGCCACCTGCGTCGGCGGTTACCTGTCGGCCGGTGGCGCCGCCGCGTTCAACATGTATTACGACCGGGACATCGACGCGCTGATGGAGCGCACCGCGCGGCGCCCGCTGGTGACCGGCATGGTCTCACCGCGGGAATGCCTCGTCTTCGCCTTCGCGCTCGCGGCGGGGTCGACGGCCTGGTTCTGGGCGCTGGTCAACCCGCTGTCCGCGATGCTGTCGCTCGGTGCGCTGGTCTTCTACGTCGTCGTCTACACGATGTTGCTCAAGCGCCGCACCTCGCAGAACATCGTCTGGGGCGGCATCGCGGGCTGCATGCCCGTGCTCATCGGCTGGTCCTCGGTGACCGACGAGGTCTCCTGGGCCGCCGTCATCCTCTTCCTCGTCATCTTCTTCTGGACGCCGCCGCACTACTGGCCGCTGTCGATGAAGGTCAAGGACGACTACGAGCGGGCCAGCGTGCCGATGCTGCCGGTGATCGCGGGCAACAAGGCGGTCGCGCGCCAGATCGTCCTCTACAGCTGGGCCATGGTCGGCGTCTCGCTGCTGCTGTGGCCGCTGGGCTACACCGGCTGGTTCTACCCGGCCGTCGCGGCCGTGCTCGGCGGGTTCTGGCTCAAGGAGGCGCACGGTCTCCAGGCGCGCGCCAGGGCCGGGATCACGGGCGCGAAGCTCAAGGAGATGCGGCTGTTCCACTGGTCGATCACCTATGTGTCGCTGCTGTTCGTGGCCGTGGCCGTGGACCCTTTCCTGCGGTGA
- the tkt gene encoding transketolase gives MSTKPTTTDLEWTDLDQRAVDTARVLAMDSVQKVGNGHPGTAMSLAPAAYLLFQKLMRHDPSDAGWAGRDRFVLSPGHTSLTLYVQLYLAGFGLELEDLRSFRTWGSKTPGHPEFGHTTGVETTTGPLGQGIANAVGMAMAARYERGLFDPEAPEGASPFDHTIWAIVSDGDLEEGISAEASSLAGHQKLGNIVALYDDNHISIEGDTATALSEDVLKRYEAYGWHVQRIEQAESGDFDIHALHAALKAAQAETERPSIIAARTIIAWPAPNAQNTEASHGSALGADEVAATKRVLGFDPEQHFAVDTEVINHTRALVERGREAHAAWDKKLQEWRNTNSGRAALFDRITAGELPEGWESALPVFEPGKDVATRKASGQALKALAGVLPELWGGSADLAGSNNTTIDASSSFLPKGNPLPEADPYGRTIHFGIREHAMGSTMNGIALHGNTRVYGGTFLVFSDYMRPAVRLAALMKLPVTYVWTHDSIGLGEDGPTHQPVEHLSALRAIPGLNVVRPADANETAIAWREITRRHTANPAPHGLALTRQNVPTYEADENAAKGGYVLFEAEGGEPRVILIGTGSEVQLAVEAREQLQAAGIPTRVVSMPSVEWFEEQDKGYRETVLPPSVKARVAVEAGIGLTWYRYVGEAGRIVSLEHFGASADYKVLFREFGLTAEAVVTAARESLDAAGR, from the coding sequence GTGAGCACCAAGCCGACTACCACAGACCTCGAGTGGACCGATCTGGACCAGCGAGCCGTCGACACGGCCCGGGTCCTGGCCATGGACTCCGTACAGAAGGTCGGTAACGGCCACCCTGGCACGGCCATGAGTCTCGCGCCCGCCGCGTACCTGCTCTTCCAGAAGCTGATGCGGCACGACCCCTCCGACGCGGGCTGGGCGGGCCGGGACCGCTTCGTCCTCTCCCCCGGGCACACCAGCCTGACCCTCTACGTCCAGCTGTACCTGGCGGGCTTCGGTCTTGAGCTCGAGGATCTGCGGTCGTTCCGCACCTGGGGCAGCAAGACCCCGGGCCACCCCGAGTTCGGCCACACCACCGGTGTCGAGACCACCACCGGCCCGCTGGGCCAGGGCATCGCCAACGCGGTGGGCATGGCGATGGCCGCCCGCTACGAGCGCGGCCTGTTCGACCCGGAGGCGCCCGAGGGCGCCTCACCGTTCGACCACACCATCTGGGCGATCGTCTCCGACGGCGACCTGGAGGAGGGCATCTCCGCCGAGGCGTCCTCGCTGGCCGGCCACCAGAAGCTCGGCAACATCGTCGCCCTGTACGACGACAACCACATCTCGATCGAGGGCGACACCGCGACCGCGCTCTCCGAGGACGTGCTGAAGCGCTACGAGGCGTACGGCTGGCACGTCCAGCGCATCGAGCAGGCCGAGAGCGGCGACTTCGACATCCACGCGCTGCACGCGGCGCTCAAGGCGGCGCAGGCCGAGACCGAGCGCCCCTCGATCATCGCGGCCCGTACGATCATCGCCTGGCCCGCCCCGAACGCGCAGAACACCGAGGCGTCCCACGGCTCGGCGCTGGGCGCCGACGAGGTCGCGGCCACCAAGCGCGTCCTCGGCTTCGACCCCGAGCAGCACTTCGCGGTCGACACCGAGGTCATCAACCACACCCGCGCCCTGGTCGAGCGCGGCCGCGAGGCGCACGCCGCCTGGGACAAGAAGCTCCAGGAGTGGCGGAACACCAACTCCGGGCGGGCCGCCCTGTTCGACCGGATCACCGCGGGCGAGCTGCCCGAGGGCTGGGAGAGCGCGCTGCCGGTCTTCGAGCCGGGCAAGGACGTCGCCACCCGTAAGGCCTCCGGCCAGGCGCTCAAGGCGCTCGCCGGGGTGCTCCCCGAGCTGTGGGGCGGCTCCGCCGACCTCGCCGGCTCCAACAACACCACGATCGACGCGTCCTCGTCCTTCCTCCCGAAGGGCAACCCGCTGCCGGAGGCCGACCCGTACGGCCGCACGATCCACTTCGGCATCCGCGAGCACGCCATGGGCTCGACCATGAACGGCATCGCGCTGCACGGCAACACCCGTGTCTACGGCGGTACCTTCCTGGTCTTCTCCGACTACATGCGCCCGGCCGTCCGGCTCGCCGCGCTGATGAAGCTGCCGGTCACCTACGTGTGGACGCACGACTCCATCGGCCTCGGCGAGGACGGCCCGACCCACCAGCCGGTGGAGCACCTGTCCGCGCTGCGCGCCATCCCGGGCCTGAACGTGGTCCGCCCGGCCGACGCCAACGAGACGGCCATCGCCTGGCGGGAGATCACCCGCCGCCACACCGCGAACCCGGCTCCGCACGGCCTGGCCCTGACCCGGCAGAACGTGCCGACCTACGAGGCCGACGAGAACGCCGCCAAGGGCGGCTACGTCCTCTTCGAGGCCGAGGGCGGCGAGCCGCGGGTCATCCTCATCGGCACCGGTTCCGAGGTGCAGCTGGCCGTGGAGGCGCGCGAGCAGCTCCAGGCCGCCGGGATTCCCACCCGTGTTGTGTCGATGCCCTCGGTCGAGTGGTTCGAGGAGCAGGACAAGGGGTACCGGGAGACAGTGCTGCCGCCGTCCGTCAAGGCTCGGGTGGCCGTCGAGGCGGGTATCGGCCTGACCTGGTACCGCTACGTCGGCGAGGCCGGCCGCATCGTCTCGCTGGAGCACTTCGGCGCCTCGGCCGACTACAAGGTGCTCTTCCGGGAGTTCGGCCTCACCGCCGAGGCCGTGGTCACCGCCGCCCGCGAGTCCCTCGACGCCGCCGGGCGCTGA